A window of Chrysoperla carnea chromosome 3, inChrCarn1.1, whole genome shotgun sequence genomic DNA:
CACGCACATAATTTGCGCATTGTGCGTTTGTGTAGGCACCAGTGAAAAGGGAATGGTTTAGGGATCCGTACCATAAGGAAGGTCCATACATTACCCCCCaccaaaatgaacatttttcaacTGCAATGGATTGCACCTTTAACCATTTAGACAATTGTGAAATCGGCGATTGGCaaaccatatttaaaaattacaaatacaaataaagatGCTATAGCGATAGCATTTGGCACTTTTACAAAactcgaaattaaaattaaaataaagcacGGGACAACATTTAACAGGAAACGGGACACAGGAAACACTAAGTGGACTGTATAAGGTTACGGAAGGACAGGGAGTATCAACAATTTACGAACGGGTCGGGTGAGATGGCCGGAACTAGTTCGCAATTTAACGATGCGAACTACTCCATCTTTCGCCGGCAACAGGGCAGTAATTCTTGCCAATGGTCATTTGATCGGGGGCTGGTTTTCGACCATGATAACCACGACATCACCCACTTTTACATTCTCAACGTGATCCCACCACTTTTGTCGTTGAATTAAAGTGTGCAGATATTCACGGGACCACCGTTTCCAGAAATGTTGGGACACTTGACGCAATAGTTCCCACCTTGGGATACGATTGGAGGGTACATTGGTAATGTCTGGTTCAGGGCGAGACAATAACGGGGCTCCGATCAAAAAATGACCAGGAGTTAGGCAAGAAATATCGTCAATGGGACAAGAGGCAGAAATACCCAACGGACGTGAGTTCAGGATGGCCTCGATGCGCGCAAGAAGGGTACACAATTCTTCGTATAGCAAGGCTCTATCAGATAAGAGACGTTTTAAGTGGTGTTTAACCGACTTTACCCCGACTTCCCACAAACCACCGGCTGACGGGTTGGCTGGAGCGTTAAAAATCCACTCGATTTCCCGTCCCAAAAGGTAATCCGAAAAAATCTTACTATTTTCTCTGacaaattgaaaagtttcttCCAGAACTCGAGACGCACCTACAAAGTTCGTACCTTGATCAGAAAACATAGTTTTGGGCAAACCTCTTCTCGCAATAAAACGATCTAGAGCGGCAAGAAAACAGTCGGTAGAGAGAGATGATAATAGCTCAAGGTGAATAGCTTTCGTTGAGAAGCACACAAAAAGGGCAAAATAACACTTATTAATTGGACTATTTCGTCGAGATCCATCTTTTATGGGATATGGTCCGGCTAGATCTACCCCAGTATGAACAAAGGGTCGACCTTGAACGAAACGTGACGCAGGCAAACTGGACATAAATGGTTGCTTAGGCTTGGCAATAAAACGGACACAACGAGtacatttgaaaatgattttacgaACCAGTTCACGCACCCGAGGGATATAATACGATTGTTGGATAAGACACTGGACAATTTTATTACCACCATGTAGGCTGGTAATATGAAAATGTTCCACAATGAGCTTAGAAAGATGACATTTGGCAGGTAAGATAAAGGGATGGCGAGCATCATATGACACTGGAGCTTCAGCTAAACGACCCCCCACTCTGAGGAGATCATTATCGAGAAAAGGTGTTAAAGAGGGAAACGATTTAGATCGAACTCCTTGACGGACAGAATCTATTTCGTGtggcaaataaaaatgttgagtgatttttattaatactatttCGGCGTTTCGAAGCTCGGCGACAGATAAACACTGGAAATTACGTTGTTCCTTGGGAAGCGAAGTGTTTCTCCTAAATCTCAACATCCATGCTATAACTCGCTTGGCTCTAACAAGAGATGAGAAACGTTCTAGAAGAAGAACAACACCATCATCTCCACCTGTAACATGGCCTATCAATGATGGGTCAACCTCTTTTAGGTCGGGCAGGTCAGGAACCGAGGCTACTTCTTGGCTTGGCCATAAAGAAAAATCTTCGCGCAAAAAATCGGGACCTGACCACCACAACTTATGGTTTACAAGCTGACTTGGCATACAGCCACGACTGGCAATATCGGCAGGGTTATCAGCTGTTGGAACATGGAACCATTGAGATGGTAAAGTCCAATCTAAAATGTTAACAACACGATTAGCAACGAAAACCTTGAGTAGATGAGCAGGGGTTCGTAGCCATGACAAAACTACCATTGAATCTGTAAATAGGTAAAGCTTTTCTATATGAAGACGAACGCGGAGTGGCAATAAAGATTCTATAATCTTAGCAAGCATGCAGCTGGCATTTAACTCAAGGCGGGGAATAGTGACTGGTTTTACTGGAGCGACTTTAGTTTTAGCACGGATCAAGCTAATCAACACGCGTTGATCCGAACAAACGACTCGCAAATAGACAGCAGCAGCCATTGCAGAGCTAGAGGCATCAGAAAACCCTACAAGCTCAGGTGGATGAATGTAAGTGTCGAGAATATCACGTGGAATTTGATGGTTTGAAGGCAAGGCATTTCTTTGGCAAACTGACTCCATTGATCAATCATACGAGACGGTAAAGGATCATCCCAGTCGATTCCTTGTAGCCAGATTTTTTGCATCAATATCTTCATCCAGATAACTACAGGTCCCAAAAATCCTGGTAAATCATAGGTACGGGcaatttgtgataaaacttgGCGTTTAGTGGTGCAATTAGGGATGGTTTCAATTCGATAGCAAAATACATCATCCTCAGATATCCATTGAATTCCAAGAACTTGAATAGTTTCAATGTCACCAAATTTGTGAGGCTTTTCCTTATATTCGTGAGGTAGGTCACTTAGAACGGCGGCATGAGAGCTTGCCCATTTTCTTAACTCAAACCCAGCCGTCGATAACAAAGCAGATAAGTCGGCACGTAGCTGACGGGCTTCAGCAATGGAGGAAGCTCCGGTACACACATCATCGATATACATGTCAGTTTCTAGAACTTTAGCAGCAGTCGGATATTTAAATCCTTCGTcttgaattaattgtttcatCACACGGAGGGCATGGTAAGGCGAGCTAGTAATGCCAAAACAAACACGGGTTATTTCATACTGTTGTACAGGTTGAGAGGGATCGAAACGCCACAATATCTGCTGAAACTTACTATCTCTtgcatccaatttgatggcTCTATACATTTGTTTTACATCTCCTGTGATAGCAACTCGGTGCAAGcggaaattcaaaataatatcgtTAATACTGTTTTGAAGCTTAGGACCGGCTAATAAAGTCTCATTTAAAGAAGGGAAGGTGGCATTGGTTTTCTCAGCAGGGTTAAATACAACTCTAACTTTAGTTGTGGAGCTATCTTTCGTAACTCCATGATGGGTCAAAACATAAGACGAGTTCTTCTCGGCAAGTACCATGTGACCAGAACTGAGGTAATCTTGAAGATTTGCATGGTACAAATCTTTAAACGTAGGCTGTTTTTCTAAACGTTTTTCTAGTTTAGTTAGACGATTTAGTGCAGAGACACGGTTATCACCTAGCTCCGGAGCTTCACCATTACGAAATGGCAATCGTACAATATAAGCTCCATCGGAATCACGGCGATGAGTTTTGACAAAGTGTTCCTCACATTTAACATCTTCTGGGTTCAACGGAGTTTTGACAGGCAATTCTTCAACTTCCCAAAACTTCTGTAACTGGTACGAAAGGTCTGTGTCGGAGTGCATTATCCAATATGATTGATACTCATTCGATGACATCGATGGACATTCACCCATAACAAGTGTTCCGAACATGGATGGAACCAGAGAGGGATGACCTGGAACTACAGGTTCCGAAGTCAGAAGGTTGGCGTAATGTTGTGCTCCGATGAGCATCTCAACCGAAGCAGGGCTATAAAACTGAGGATCGGCAAGTTGTAGCTGAGAAAGTTTATTGACAATATTTTGTACAACTGGGACGGCAGGAATTTTAGTTGCTATGGTTGGTAACACAGCCGCTTCAACGGTGATAGAGAACGGACTATGTTTTGAGTTGACAGTACAAACAACAGTACCTTTGGCTGGTTGGGGTTTCCCGGATCCTATACCCGAGATGCGAATGTTAGACGCTGTCATTGGTAAAGTAAGGCGATCCCTTAGTGATTGGGAAATAATATTGATCATACTTCCTGGATCGATTAAAACTCGGACATCATGATGATGACCAAATACATCAGGAATACTAACTATAGCAGTTCCCAATAGGATTTGCTTATGCTGATGTACAGACGGCGAAGGCATAATATTACCTGACAGTGCAACGGTAGGCTCACTGGCAGATGATATAGGAGGAATATTGGCTTTACTATCATTATGAAGCATGGTATGATGGGCTTTGGAACCACAATGTCTGCATGAAAATTTAGAAGAACATGTCGATCGAGCGTGTGGTCCAAAACAGGAAaagcataaaagttttttacgtAAAACTTCATAGCGTTGCGAAATAGTCATATTACCAAACTGATTGCATTCTATGACTCGGTGAGATTTAGCACAACATGGACAGGTGTGGTTCAAATCTGCAGGCTTGGAAGAGGTTGATTGCACACTAGGCTTCAGCGGAGGAGAAGCATGAGCAACCATGGCTCTTTTAACTGGAACTTTCATAGAACCCATCGGCTTAGGGTAATTTGTCTTTGCTGACGAAGAGTTAATTACCTCACATGTAGCAATACGCCCTTCTACAAATTTACGGATATCGGCATAAGTTGGTACAGTAGGATCGTTAGCTCTTGTATCCTCAAAAGCTTGACGTGTTTGAGGATCAAGCAGCCTAAGAGCCATGAACGAAATAAGAAAATCCGAAACACTAGTTAAAGCAAGGTTGTTTAAAGCTTCCACTTGAACATTAAAATCTTCTAAAAAACCTTTAAGTTGACTTTCTTGCGTAAAAGGTTTCACAGAAAATAGCTTCtgacacacattagatgcaataACTCTTTTGTTTGTGAATCTAGTGACTAAAGTTTTGTAGGCAGTTTCATAGGAATTTTCCGCAAATGGTAGACCTTGTATGGCAGTCAGAGCAGTGCCGGAGACGGAAGAACGTAGATAGCTATACTTTTCAATTGTTGAGAGATGGCCTTGATTATGAATCAAtgtatcaaataatgatttaaatgaaTCAAACTTTTCATAAGTCCCATCAAATGTCGGCAGAGTGATATGAGGCAATTTTGGTTTGATTGTTGGGGCGGAAGGAGTTGAAACGGTTTGTGGTTCAGGCCAAGAAGCCTCCGCAGCTCTAACAGCATAGAACAAATTGTCAAATGCCTGTGAGGATGCTAAAACGTCTGATATTCGATGTTCTACAGCTGCTAAGGCGtttgtttctaatattttattctgaACGGCATCGAATTCGGAATATGCTTTGTCCAACGTTTTACATCTTGCTTTAAATTGCCTGCATGtgtttaaatcattcaaacGTGGAATTAAATCGAACGCTTGTTGTATACTTTGAAAATATCGTTCCCGCCTGGCAATTAAAACCTGGAGATCGGAAGCCGCTTTTTCCTGACTAGTAGGCATTTTGATGgtaaaaagggaaaaaaaaacaaaacaatttggaaaacaaagtttaaacaagaataatttaatcaaaccacctatttatcaaaaatcgtttgtattttgttcttgtttcaaataaatttaaaattaaatttcaaataaaatattcaatttcaatttcaaattaaataatggtAATTAATGGCAACCAAACAATTAAGTAAATGTTCACTCTGGCATGGCAATAATGTATCCCAGGGAATAACAATAAAATGGGAACGGgatccggctcgaaggaccaaatAATGTTGGGTACGAAAATCAAATTAGGAAAATTAGCTGGTGCTTaccttattattattccttggaaaacataactttatttaaattattatattggcgCGATATCGTccataaaaacacataaaaattttatataacacgtatattgtttaaactggTTTTTAACTCAACGATCAAAACGTATATTGATTAAACTGGCTTTTAACACACCACAATGATCAATAATGTATATTGATTAAACTGGCTTTTAACACACCACAATGATCAATAATGTATATTGATTAAAGGTGTGTCTAGATCACGCACATAATTTGCGCATTGTGCGTTTGTGTAGGCACCAGTGAAAAGGGAATGGTTTAGGGATCCGTACCATAAGGAAGGTCCATacaacaatgatgtttacgaaaaattgtttgaaataaaagttgtttattttattataagggacatttttttctttgaaacttttgttctctctctaacggtttacaagatgggctcTAAGGACCTCGACCTATGATGTTCATTTAGGAAACTCGATCTCGCTTTTAACGTCTTGAGCAAGCTATGAAAacttcagcttaatatctcctttcgtttccgagttatcgtgttcacagacgaacggacggctggacaaccaaaaatggactaattaggtgattttattgaacacctatttcaaaattttgttcgtaacatcattttttttaagcgttacaagcttaggactaaacttagtataccttgatatatattacatatatacatggtattcaaATTCGAAGACTTAAATAACCTAAAAATtacactctgtgtctagagctCGTAACGCCGAACTGGCTaaggcgcttggcatgaatcgAGACATCTCTTTAATTGAGAAGTTTGTTATTACTATGGTTACtccttgaaataaaactcatgcacagAGCCAATACTACATAGCATGACTGTCTAATATACACATAGAGTACCTCTGTACTTctttatataccatgtgtgtttgtaccatctaggcatatacatatctgtagtatgacagaatacatccgtttagtaatgcacctaagcgagaggtattatagcCAGATcctctgttgtatgcatgcagagagtgggagttttgttgcatacaaatacagtagaacctcgataacttaaacctcggtaacataaaaacctctgttacttcaaaaaatactatgttcccttcccatcagagcccaaaacctctataacttaaaatacgcaacctctataacttaaataaataatctctgtataggccctcagtaactacatagaaacatgtacatacctctatattaactagggtacatagaaacatgtacatacctctatattaacctttacctaacatagacccttgataacttaaaacctctataacttaaaatattttgtgtttcccttggactttaacttatcgaggttctactgtattattaattgactaaaaaactcccactctccaagcgttttccaactaatgttcaatacatgtacataatacctctcgcttagatgcattactaaacggatgtattctgtcatactacagatatgtatatgcctagatggtacaaacacacatggtatatgttttgtatatacACATATAGATATTCTAAGTTGGTATACAAGACAGTAAATCTGTAGATTTTACGTATATGTATACACAAGCCTTATATTTGATAGGGTTCTTTTTTATGAGGTATAAAAAAATCCACTTGACCTCGACCTCTTTGGATACTCCCAATATATGTATTTGTtgtattaaaatacttaaatttttttcattcttttctaTACGTTGTTATTATTGGAACGTCATTCTGTTACtcattttaacaacaaaaacatgaaaatatataaaaatataaaattggtaTCCACTCTTGCTTTTTACGTGTATACTTTTTATTTGGTTACGATCAAGTGTATTGTACtcgaatattcataaaaattatctagactacacaataattattgtatacTTATTTGAGTGTTACTTACtttttctaatttatgaaaTCTTTcgcatattttgatttaatatggAAATGATTCCCTTAGTTTCTCATTTGGAGCAGTAGTTTTTTGTATTAGGGTTGAGATAACACCAGTTTAACTTATTTAAAGTgaataaatcaatcaatcaatcagtaCCTGTTTTCCCGTGGGGATATAGGGCTGCCACAAACTACATCCATCATACACGGTTCTGAGCATTCTACTTGATTTCACCTCAGCTCTTGTTCCTTGTTGACCAACCTTTTACAGGTTGTCTTCAGTCTTGTTCTTTTCCGGTTTTCTTGAGGAGTCCACTCGAGTGCTCGGTGACTGATGATGTAGTTTGGCCTTCTTAGCGTATGGCCAATCCAACCGAACTGTTCTTGATAGTCTAATTTACAAGACTTTGACTTGTTATTCTCAGTCATTCTTCAATAGTTATTCTGTGAGGccaatgaattttcaaaatctttcgAAGATATTTGTAGATAAAAACCTGCAACTTACTTGTTATACTCTTTGTTACTTTCTATGTTTGGAAATAATATAACAGTACagacttttctaatttatatggCCGCCAAACAGGAGGTGCGAGTTGTACAAATATTCTTTTGATTTCCTTATTCTGATTGCGACATCTTCGTCTGTCTTTCATCCAATGCCTATTATTAATgcctaaatattaaaattggtctatttgtattttgttgttCACTTCTAATGGTTGCTTGTTTCTGGAATATATTTtcatgtcttttttttttttaatttattttaaggccTACACTAATCCCATAGGTATGGAGATCCTCTGTAAAATCTATATCCTCGAGTCTCTCTACCAATCCCCATTGTAGACCTTTTGGTTTATTTGTGACCCATTTCGTTACGTTATCCAGGACGAAGAAGAGAACCGTTGACAGTAAACATCTTTGTCTGACACCAACTCCATCTTCAAATGAGTCTGAGAGTTTCCTTTCACGAATTACTTGGCTTCTGTAGTCTCTATAAATTTCTTTGATTAGATTCTTTGTAATCTTCTATGGTGAATATATACcacttttttaatgtaaaagcCAAATTGTACAAACTCAAGTCATGCCGTGGAAGCTCAATTTAAAACGATTCACTTTCCATTTTTACTTACCCAACCACACCGCCAATCGAAAACTTCTTAAActgatttatgaaaataatatatgacagaagttttacaacaatttttctaaaatttaaataagatagatataatttctatatttacCTATTGATACTCAAAGatacttattttgtttttatttttatttttttatttaacttgttgGATTTTCAAATGTAACTTATTTCTTTTGCAACAATAGGGAAGTAAGTCAttgtattgtaatataaaaatatatgaaatacataaatatatacttttgtaAGTCTATATATACCTTTATGAACATAATATACATGTACCTAAATATTGTATGAGTATATATATAGGACAACtgaaaaaaacttgaaatgttTGAATAGACTATTTATGAGAATTgtgaaacttatttttcttaactttttttttatgaaaagtcgAGTACAACCTGAAAACGtcaatatatgtttatttttatatcaaagatatataaaaaatatgcagttttattatgaaacagtatgtgattttctataaataggacaatttctaattttaaacatttctttataattttaaacttttcatatAATGACGTGGTAAATCCAAGgggagtattttttttataattttgaaatacaataGCCTATAGTCAAGTTGCTTCTTTTgaacaatatttcaataaaacatttttgcagATGCTTGAATCCTTAGGTTAAACTCGATCTTACTACAATTACCGCTAAAAcacaattattgtaatttttggattCGAAGAATTCCTGCTTCGTGCAAAGATCACTTTCCTATTGATCTTTTTTTTCGCTGAAAACGATGTCCATTATGATAAAGCTGGAGGATTCTAGTTCGGGGAAAGGGAAAAGTAGGTGTTAAATGATTACTTTCCTTTCAGGAATCGTCTTCTGTGATTTTCAACTCTTGAAAGTTTAATACTACTCCGATTGTGacgcataaaatatttttctctctTGATAAAGTCtctttttttccttaatttccTTAAGATTATTGCCGAACCTCTTGTATGGAATACAGCTGGAATTTCTTTCAACATATGCCGTTGGACTgattcattttttgtaaatattgcctttaattaaattactaatGACGTAAGAAAAATGGGAAAGTTCGAGGACCAATTGACcaaaattgttgcaaatttgcGAAAATCTAGCTCCTATCAGGGCAAACATCGGATAACAAGGATCCTTCATACAGCTTTTTAAAAATCTGATATAACAGGTTTggctatataaaaatatttgatcagAAGCACTCTATAATCATCAAGTTTGTTGATAGGAAGATTTtaggatataaaaaatattatgactgCTCGTAAATTTGAAGACCACAATTTCTAGTCAAACTATCTTTTGTTTGCGTCCGGTCCCGTAAAAATCGGAATTGTAGTGTGAAATTCCGACCTCAAATGCCCTTATTTCCTCAACCATACACTTCCTCAAACATACAAATTACGTCTTCAATTGAACCTTACCAAAAAGCAGAGTGAATCACGTCTcttggtaaaaaaaaacttcaaaatacaaaataaaataaaataaaatttaaaaatcaaagtagAATTGAAATCGAATcagtaaacaaaattaatgagtGCAAAGTGTATTTTGAAAAGTGTGACACAAAACttgatatgaaaattattagacaataagattatttatacatttccttaaatatttactttagtGATTTCATTTTGCTTAAGTTGCATAAAGAACACCACATACTTATATACTTGTGAAAATACACAAAGAAAGGCTCATCGATCCGAAGTATTATTATCATACAGGTTTTTAACTATACAGTTAAATGGTTTTCTTTCTTTAGTTCTTGTTGAGTTTGCTTGCGTTGTCAGTACTTCTTCTTGCACAACAAATCTTATATCTATCTACCTTGTGCTGCTGCTTAGTAAAAGATTGTTATTGTCGTTAGCAATTGTTGTATACGGGCgttggtaaatattttatcacaaacCCCCTGAATTTTAACTCATaccaacttttctttttttctgaaGCAGAATATTGTTTGTACAATGTTTGTGTATtctatatgtacatatatatgtgtgttaaGGAATGCAAACACTTTCAAAAGAACgaattgtttgaataaaatttggtaaggCACTCATACTTTGTGAAGCCAAAACAGAGCCaagctgtaatttttttattaaagtttcaaACTGAGAGACCAAATTATAGAACACTTTTGTAAGAAAAAGACTGTAAgggaataataaaacaatatttcgcCATTTTCACGTTTCTATTTCGAAAGAGGTTGAATAGTATTTAAGTTTTGAGTAGAAGAAGGAAAAAATTTCTGAAGTTTAAGAATGTATACTATATCGAAAAGTAGATATAAGTCATAAGGGTTGCATgtagtaaaaataatgaattgtgCACCTGATTTTCTAAGTAATTAAGACAATTTTCTGCGCTTTAGTAAGTATTTTATGTATGTGAATTAATTTCCGTGagacacacaaaaatttgaggTATGACGTATGTGAATAGCTTAGAAAATTAAGGTCCGAAGTCTGTTCACTCGATAGCTcatcattttattcaaaacttaaataattttcagactTTTTGAAGCCCAAAACAAGGGCAAGGAATAAGCCAATGTCGAACAGTCTAAAAGATGGAATAGGTCAATCGTagtaggttagattaggttatattggctgtccacgggAGATACACTTAGGCCATggggtccattgtgataccataagTGTTTTATATCCTTTTTCCCTAATAACTCTATTTATCCGGTATTCAATTCTTatgagaggctgagtgcaccgccttcatgcatataccaaacactacaccagcccatcttaaccattaatttaattaagtttttgttgtgacggcggaaaTCCCGCTACTCTAGGCATATCGCGaacagaattggttacgcttgaaccaactgagctacaaaTGGACATGGTCGCAGTAAAAAAACTTAGAGTATATTGGTCTAATCTGTACATACCTTCGGTAAAAAACCTCAAGCAAGAATTTGTAAAAATGCAGTCAGTCTGAAGAGAGTAAAACCTCTTGTAAGAATGCCTAAAATACATATCAAAGGGAATTGGACAGGTACTTCTAGATTTTGACACAAAACGATAGCAGAtagttaaaatttagaaaaaaacccACTTTCGAATGGAGTCTATGATcccaattttacaatttttctctACAGTTATTTGCAGTTTCggaaaaatttgaatgtaattaaaaatattgtttttt
This region includes:
- the LOC123295843 gene encoding uncharacterized protein LOC123295843, producing MPTSQEKAASDLQVLIARRERYFQSIQQAFDLIPRLNDLNTCRQFKARCKTLDKAYSEFDAVQNKILETNALAAVEHRISDVLASSQAFDNLFYAVRAAEASWPEPQTVSTPSAPTIKPKLPHITLPTFDGTYEKFDSFKSLFDTLIHNQGHLSTIEKYSYLRSSVSGTALTAIQGLPFAENSYETAYKTLVTRFTNKRVIASNVCQKLFSVKPFTQESQLKGFLEDFNVQVEALNNLALTSVSDFLISFMALRLLDPQTRQAFEDTRANDPTVPTYADIRKFVEGRIATCEVINSSSAKTNYPKPMGSMKVPVKRAMVAHASPPLKPSVQSTSSKPADLNHTCPCCAKSHRVIECNQFGNMTISQRYEVLRKKLLCFSCFGPHARSTCSSKFSCRHCGSKAHHTMLHNDSKANIPPISSASEPTVALSGNIMPSPSVHQHKQILLGTAIVSIPDVFGHHHDVRVLIDPGSMINIISQSLRDRLTLPMTASNIRISGIGSGKPQPAKGTVVCTVNSKHSPFSITVEAAVLPTIATKIPAVPVVQNIVNKLSQLQLADPQFYSPASVEMLIGAQHYANLLTSEPVVPGHPSLVPSMFGTLVMGECPSMSSNEYQSYWIMHSDTDLSYQLQKFWEVEELPVKTPLNPEDVKCEEHFVKTHRRDSDGAYIVRLPFRNGEAPELGDNRVSALNRLTKLEKRLEKQPTFKDLYHANLQDYLSSGHMVLAEKNSSYVLTHHGVTKDSSTTKVRVVFNPAEKTNATFPSLNETLLAGPKLQNSINDIILNFRLHRVAITGDVKQMYRAIKLDARDSKFQQILWRFDPSQPVQQYEITRVCFGITSSPYHALRVMKQLIQDEGFKYPTAAKVLETDMYIDDVCTGASSIAEARQLRADLSALLSTAGFELRKWASSHAAVLSDLPHEYKEKPHKFGDIETIQVLGIQWISEDDVFCYRIETIPNCTTKRQVLSQIARTYDLPGFLGPVVIWMKILMQKIWLQGIDWDDPLPSRMIDQWNWTLPSQWFHVPTADNPADIASRGCMPSQLVNHKLWWSGPDFLREDFSLWPSQEVASVPDLPDLKEVDPSLIGHVTGGDDGVVLLLERFSSLA